A window from Pseudomonas frederiksbergensis encodes these proteins:
- a CDS encoding transporter substrate-binding domain-containing protein gives MTQRYSALLAALFASLMLSQAPAHADGLEDVVKRGVLKVAVPQDFPPFGSVGPDMKPRGLDIDTAKLLADQLKVKLELTPVNSTNRIPFLTTGKVDLVISSLGKNPEREKVIDFSRAYAPFYLAVFGPPDASIKSLDDLKGKTISVTRGAIEDIELTKVAPEGVTIKRFEDNNSTIAAYLAGQVDLIASGNVVMVTISERNPKRIPALKVKLKDSPVYVGVNKNEPALLDKVNQILATAKTDGALEKNSRTWLKEPLPADL, from the coding sequence ATGACCCAGCGTTACAGCGCCCTCCTCGCCGCCCTGTTTGCCAGCCTGATGCTGAGCCAGGCGCCCGCCCACGCCGACGGTCTGGAGGATGTGGTCAAGCGCGGCGTCCTCAAGGTGGCCGTGCCTCAGGATTTCCCGCCCTTCGGCTCGGTCGGCCCGGACATGAAGCCGCGCGGCCTTGATATCGATACTGCAAAACTGCTGGCCGACCAACTCAAGGTCAAACTCGAGCTGACGCCAGTCAACAGCACCAACCGCATTCCGTTCCTGACCACCGGCAAGGTCGATCTGGTGATCTCCAGCCTCGGCAAGAACCCCGAGCGCGAGAAAGTCATCGATTTCTCCCGTGCCTACGCACCGTTCTACCTCGCCGTGTTCGGTCCGCCAGACGCCAGCATCAAAAGCCTGGACGATCTCAAGGGCAAAACCATCAGTGTCACCCGTGGCGCTATCGAAGACATCGAGCTGACCAAAGTCGCGCCCGAAGGCGTGACCATCAAGCGCTTCGAAGACAACAACTCGACCATCGCCGCCTACCTCGCCGGGCAAGTTGACCTGATCGCCAGCGGCAACGTGGTGATGGTGACCATCAGCGAGCGCAACCCGAAGCGCATTCCGGCGCTGAAAGTGAAGCTCAAGGATTCGCCAGTCTATGTCGGCGTGAATAAAAACGAGCCGGCGCTGCTGGACAAGGTCAACCAGATCCTCGCCACTGCCAAGACCGACGGCGCGCTGGAGAAGAACTCCCGGACCTGGCTCAAAGAGCCGCTGCCGGCCGATCTCTGA
- a CDS encoding FadR/GntR family transcriptional regulator, with product MNSISRAVPEVALQAIRKLITEQGFGPGDALPSQRDLAVQLGVSRASLREALSSLSALGVISIQPGKGVFVQSPVDLPRGDAGLSWPFAAQASPLDIFQLRYALEGFAAGLAAVTLSTHELDALEDNVAAMRLELKAGDFEAAARLDFEFHRRILLASGNQAMLSILTASADIFLESQKLPFIRAERAMETWQEHRKILRALTRRASGAAQKAMHEHVRNAALRTGIAFVAPATS from the coding sequence ATGAACTCGATCTCTCGCGCCGTACCTGAAGTGGCGCTGCAAGCCATCCGTAAACTGATCACCGAGCAAGGTTTCGGGCCGGGCGATGCCTTGCCCTCGCAACGGGATTTGGCGGTGCAATTGGGCGTCAGCCGCGCGTCGCTGCGCGAAGCGTTGTCGTCATTGAGCGCGTTAGGGGTGATCAGCATCCAGCCGGGCAAAGGCGTGTTCGTGCAGTCACCGGTTGATTTGCCGCGAGGTGATGCGGGGTTGAGTTGGCCGTTCGCGGCCCAGGCCTCGCCGCTGGACATCTTCCAGTTGCGCTATGCCCTGGAAGGTTTTGCCGCCGGTTTGGCGGCGGTGACCCTGAGCACTCACGAGCTCGATGCGCTGGAAGATAACGTCGCCGCCATGCGCCTCGAATTGAAGGCCGGCGACTTCGAGGCAGCGGCGCGGCTGGATTTCGAGTTTCACCGACGCATCCTGCTGGCGAGCGGCAATCAGGCGATGCTGAGCATCCTGACCGCCAGCGCCGACATCTTTCTAGAGAGCCAAAAGCTACCGTTCATCCGGGCCGAGCGGGCCATGGAAACCTGGCAGGAGCACCGCAAAATCCTCCGCGCACTGACCCGGCGGGCCTCCGGCGCAGCGCAGAAGGCCATGCACGAACATGTACGTAACGCGGCACTGCGCACTGGAATTGCCTTCGTCGCTCCCGCCACCTCGTGA
- the ubiD gene encoding 4-hydroxy-3-polyprenylbenzoate decarboxylase translates to MQYRDLRDFISGLEKRGELKRIQVPVSPVLEMTEVCDRTLRAKGPALLFEKPTGYDIPVLGNLFGTPERVALGMGAEAVSELREIGKLLAFLKEPEPPKGLKDAWSKLPIFRKIIAMAPKVVKDAVCQEIVIEGDDVDLAMLPVQTCWPGDVGPLITWGLTVTKGPNKDRQNLGIYRQQVIGRNKVIMRWLSHRGGALDYREWCEKHPGQPFPVSVALGADPATILGAVTPVPDSLSEYAFAGLLRGNRTELVKCRGNDLQVPATAEIILEGVIHPGEMADEGPYGDHTGYYNEVDSFPVFTVERITHRIKPIYHSTYTGRPPDEPAILGVALNEVFVPILQKQFPEITDFYLPPEGCSYRMAIVTMKKSYPGHAKRVMLGVWSFLRQFMYTKFVIVCDDDINARDWNDVIWAITTRMDPKRDTVMIDNTPIDYLDFASPVSGLGSKMGLDATNKWPGETTREWGRVIVKDEAVTQRIDAIWNQLGID, encoded by the coding sequence ATGCAGTATCGCGACTTGCGCGACTTTATCAGCGGTCTGGAAAAGCGCGGCGAACTCAAGCGCATCCAGGTTCCGGTGTCCCCAGTGCTCGAAATGACCGAGGTCTGCGACCGCACCCTGCGTGCCAAAGGTCCGGCCCTGCTTTTCGAAAAGCCCACGGGATATGACATCCCGGTGCTAGGCAACCTGTTCGGCACCCCTGAGCGCGTGGCGCTGGGCATGGGCGCAGAAGCGGTCAGCGAATTGCGCGAGATCGGCAAGCTGCTGGCGTTCCTCAAGGAGCCCGAACCGCCGAAAGGCCTGAAAGATGCCTGGTCCAAGCTGCCGATCTTCCGCAAGATCATCGCCATGGCGCCGAAAGTCGTCAAAGACGCGGTGTGCCAGGAAATCGTCATCGAAGGCGACGACGTCGACCTCGCGATGCTGCCGGTGCAGACCTGCTGGCCGGGCGACGTCGGCCCGCTGATCACCTGGGGCCTGACCGTCACCAAAGGCCCGAACAAGGACCGCCAGAACCTCGGTATCTACCGTCAACAAGTGATCGGCCGCAACAAGGTCATCATGCGTTGGCTCAGTCATCGTGGCGGCGCGCTGGATTACCGCGAGTGGTGCGAGAAGCACCCTGGCCAGCCGTTCCCGGTGTCCGTGGCATTGGGCGCTGACCCGGCAACGATTCTCGGCGCTGTAACACCTGTACCGGACAGCCTTTCCGAATACGCTTTCGCTGGCTTGTTGCGTGGCAACCGCACCGAACTGGTGAAGTGCCGTGGCAACGACCTGCAAGTGCCGGCCACCGCGGAGATCATCCTTGAAGGCGTAATCCATCCGGGCGAGATGGCCGATGAAGGCCCGTACGGCGACCACACCGGTTACTACAACGAAGTCGACAGCTTCCCGGTGTTCACGGTCGAGCGCATCACCCACCGGATCAAACCGATTTACCACAGTACCTATACGGGTCGTCCGCCGGATGAGCCGGCGATTCTCGGTGTGGCACTGAACGAAGTGTTCGTGCCGATCCTGCAGAAGCAGTTCCCCGAAATCACTGACTTCTACCTGCCGCCCGAAGGCTGCTCGTATCGCATGGCCATCGTGACCATGAAGAAGTCGTATCCTGGCCATGCCAAGCGGGTAATGCTCGGTGTCTGGTCGTTTTTGCGACAGTTCATGTACACCAAGTTCGTTATCGTCTGTGATGACGACATCAACGCACGCGACTGGAACGACGTGATCTGGGCCATCACCACGCGCATGGACCCCAAGCGCGACACGGTGATGATCGACAACACGCCGATCGATTACCTGGACTTCGCCTCGCCGGTTTCCGGCCTGGGTTCGAAGATGGGGCTCGATGCCACGAATAAATGGCCGGGCGAAACCACTCGCGAGTGGGGCCGGGTGATCGTCAAGGACGAAGCCGTTACCCAGCGGATCGATGCCATCTGGAATCAGTTAGGAATAGATTGA
- the trxA gene encoding thioredoxin TrxA, with product MSSDLIKHVTDASFDVDVLKAEGAVLVDYWAEWCGPCKMIAPVLDEIAETYKGKLTVAKLNIDENQETPAKHGVRGIPTLMLFKNGNVEATKVGALSKSQLAAFLDANI from the coding sequence ATGAGCAGCGATCTTATCAAACACGTCACCGACGCTAGCTTCGACGTCGACGTCCTCAAGGCCGAAGGCGCTGTACTGGTCGACTACTGGGCTGAATGGTGCGGCCCTTGCAAAATGATCGCTCCTGTTCTGGACGAAATTGCTGAAACCTACAAAGGCAAGCTGACCGTTGCCAAACTGAACATCGACGAAAACCAGGAAACTCCGGCCAAGCATGGCGTGCGTGGTATCCCGACCCTGATGTTGTTCAAGAACGGCAACGTTGAAGCGACCAAGGTCGGCGCACTGTCGAAGTCGCAACTGGCTGCTTTCCTCGACGCCAACATCTAA
- the rho gene encoding transcription termination factor Rho has protein sequence MNLTELKQKPITELLELAEQMGIENMARSRKQDVIFSLLKKHAKSGEEISGDGVLEILQDGFGFLRSADASYLAGPDDIYVSPSQIRRFNLRTGDTIVGKIRPPKEGERYFALLKVDTINYDRPENAKNKILFENLTPLFPTVRMKMEAGNGSTEDLTGRVIDLCAPIGKGQRGLIVAPPKAGKTIMLQNIAANIARNNPEVHLIVLLIDERPEEVTEMQRTVRGEVVASTFDEPPTRHVQVAEMVIEKAKRLVEHKKDVVILLDSITRLARAYNTVIPSSGKVLTGGVDAHALEKPKRFFGAARNIEEGGSLTIIATALVETGSKMDEVIYEEFKGTGNMELPLDRRIAEKRVFPAININRSGTRREELLTADDELQRMWILRKLLHPMDEIAAIEFLVDKLKTTKTNDEFFLSMKRK, from the coding sequence ATGAATCTGACTGAACTCAAGCAAAAGCCGATTACCGAACTGCTCGAATTGGCCGAACAGATGGGCATAGAAAATATGGCCCGTTCGCGCAAGCAGGACGTGATTTTCTCCCTGCTCAAAAAGCACGCTAAAAGCGGCGAGGAAATTTCCGGTGATGGCGTGCTGGAGATTCTCCAGGACGGCTTCGGCTTCCTTCGCTCCGCTGACGCTTCCTATCTTGCCGGCCCAGACGATATCTACGTCTCGCCGAGTCAGATCCGTCGCTTCAACTTGCGCACCGGTGACACCATCGTTGGCAAGATCCGTCCACCAAAGGAAGGCGAGCGTTATTTCGCGCTGCTCAAGGTCGACACGATCAACTACGATCGTCCCGAGAATGCGAAAAACAAGATTCTCTTCGAGAACCTGACCCCGCTGTTCCCGACTGTGCGCATGAAGATGGAAGCCGGCAACGGTTCCACCGAAGACTTGACCGGTCGTGTCATCGACCTGTGCGCCCCGATCGGTAAAGGCCAGCGCGGTCTGATCGTTGCACCGCCGAAAGCCGGTAAAACCATCATGCTGCAGAACATCGCGGCAAACATCGCACGTAACAATCCTGAAGTTCATTTGATCGTATTGCTGATCGACGAACGTCCAGAAGAAGTGACCGAAATGCAGCGCACCGTGCGCGGCGAAGTGGTTGCCTCGACGTTCGATGAGCCGCCAACCCGCCACGTGCAGGTTGCCGAAATGGTGATCGAGAAGGCCAAGCGCCTGGTCGAACACAAGAAGGACGTGGTGATCCTGCTCGACTCCATCACCCGTCTGGCTCGCGCCTACAACACCGTGATCCCGAGCTCCGGCAAGGTACTCACCGGTGGTGTCGATGCCCACGCCCTGGAGAAACCGAAACGTTTCTTCGGCGCCGCACGGAACATCGAAGAAGGCGGTTCGCTGACCATCATCGCCACCGCGCTGGTTGAAACCGGCTCGAAGATGGACGAAGTGATCTACGAAGAATTCAAAGGCACGGGCAACATGGAACTGCCGCTGGATCGCCGCATCGCTGAAAAACGCGTGTTCCCGGCCATCAACATCAACCGTTCCGGCACCCGCCGCGAAGAGTTGCTGACCGCCGACGACGAGTTGCAGCGCATGTGGATTCTTCGCAAGCTCCTGCACCCGATGGACGAAATCGCTGCCATCGAGTTCCTGGTCGACAAGCTGAAAACGACCAAGACCAACGATGAGTTCTTCCTGTCGATGAAACGCAAGTAA
- a CDS encoding CDP-6-deoxy-delta-3,4-glucoseen reductase yields MRVTLQPSGAVLEILPGERILDGARRLGYECPQSCRNGNCHVCAALLVEGRVEQEGGVRDHGEFYTCIAEPLEDCIVLWDGVLALGELPVRSLSCQVIECRDVGGDTWRVRLRAPAGKPPRYHAGQYLMIERENGEKSAFSLASAPHGGRDLEIHVLARESSALSLIDQLQRNPMVRIEMPFGDTHLAELPDGPLVLIAAGTGMGQIHSLIEHCRAKGFKHPVHLYWGVRRPEDFYAIEHWDEWLKLPNLFLHKVVSDQCSWQGRCGMLHEAVCEDFPDLKPLHVYASGSPAMVYGTLDALVEAGMDAHQMRADVFAYAPRS; encoded by the coding sequence ATGCGTGTAACCTTGCAGCCCTCCGGAGCAGTGCTAGAGATTCTGCCCGGCGAGCGGATTCTCGACGGCGCACGGCGTCTGGGCTATGAATGCCCGCAAAGCTGTCGAAACGGCAATTGCCACGTGTGCGCCGCGCTGTTGGTGGAAGGGCGGGTCGAACAGGAAGGCGGTGTGCGCGACCATGGCGAGTTCTACACTTGCATTGCAGAGCCGCTGGAAGACTGCATCGTGCTGTGGGATGGCGTGCTCGCGCTGGGAGAATTGCCGGTGCGCAGCTTGTCATGTCAGGTCATTGAGTGCAGGGACGTCGGCGGCGATACCTGGCGTGTACGTCTGCGAGCTCCGGCTGGCAAGCCACCGCGTTATCACGCCGGCCAGTACTTGATGATCGAGCGCGAGAATGGGGAGAAATCCGCATTCTCCCTGGCATCGGCACCGCATGGCGGGCGTGATCTGGAAATTCATGTACTGGCGCGCGAAAGCAGTGCGCTGAGCCTGATCGACCAGTTGCAACGCAACCCAATGGTGCGGATCGAAATGCCATTCGGCGACACCCATCTGGCGGAACTGCCGGACGGTCCACTGGTGCTGATTGCCGCGGGCACCGGCATGGGCCAGATCCATAGCCTGATCGAACATTGCCGCGCCAAGGGCTTCAAGCATCCGGTGCATCTGTATTGGGGCGTGCGTCGTCCTGAAGACTTTTATGCCATCGAACATTGGGACGAATGGCTGAAACTGCCCAACCTGTTCCTGCATAAAGTCGTCAGCGATCAATGCAGCTGGCAGGGGCGCTGCGGGATGCTGCATGAGGCGGTGTGCGAGGACTTCCCCGATCTGAAACCCTTGCATGTCTACGCCAGCGGCTCTCCGGCCATGGTCTACGGCACGCTGGATGCTTTGGTCGAAGCTGGGATGGATGCCCATCAAATGCGCGCAGATGTATTTGCGTACGCGCCGCGATCTTGA